The following coding sequences lie in one Rhizobium rhododendri genomic window:
- a CDS encoding 4-hydroxyproline epimerase, producing the protein MRWKRTIQLLDVHCEGEIGRVAIGGVPKIPGNTIAEQLHWMNTDPKGEELRRFLVLEPRGAPIGSVNLLLPAKHPDADAGFIILQPDQAHASSGSNSICVTTALLESGIVEMHEPETTVTLDTAAGLVRAVATCRDGRCEKVRLTMVPSFVHELDVLLDTPEWGAISVDICYGGIFYALVDVGQVGLTIETSKAAELVKAGMVLRDRINRTMAIVHPEIPAISGVAYVMFRDIDADGAIRTCTTMWPGRVDRSPCGTGNSANLATLYARGKAKVGDVFKSRSIIGSEFEVGLSAVTEVAGKPAIIPTITGRGFTFGLSQVSLDPFDPLAAGFALTDVWGPSAGEIGAGK; encoded by the coding sequence ATGAGATGGAAGCGGACGATCCAGCTGCTGGATGTTCATTGCGAGGGTGAGATCGGCCGGGTCGCGATCGGCGGCGTGCCGAAGATCCCCGGCAATACGATAGCCGAGCAATTGCACTGGATGAACACCGATCCGAAAGGCGAAGAGCTCCGGCGCTTCCTGGTGCTCGAACCGCGCGGCGCGCCGATCGGCTCCGTCAACCTGCTGCTGCCGGCAAAGCACCCGGATGCAGATGCCGGCTTCATCATCCTGCAGCCCGACCAGGCCCATGCGAGCTCCGGCTCGAACTCGATCTGCGTCACCACGGCGCTGCTGGAATCCGGTATCGTCGAGATGCATGAGCCGGAAACCACAGTCACGCTCGACACCGCCGCAGGCCTCGTTCGGGCGGTTGCCACCTGCCGCGATGGCCGCTGCGAGAAAGTGCGGCTGACCATGGTGCCATCTTTCGTCCACGAACTCGACGTGCTGCTCGACACGCCGGAATGGGGCGCGATCAGCGTCGACATCTGCTATGGCGGCATTTTCTACGCCCTGGTCGATGTCGGACAGGTAGGCCTCACCATCGAGACGTCGAAGGCGGCCGAGCTGGTGAAAGCTGGCATGGTCCTGCGCGATCGTATCAACCGTACGATGGCCATCGTCCATCCGGAAATCCCGGCGATCTCGGGCGTTGCCTACGTGATGTTCCGCGATATCGATGCCGACGGTGCCATCCGCACTTGCACCACGATGTGGCCCGGCCGGGTCGACCGCTCGCCCTGCGGTACCGGCAACTCCGCCAATCTCGCGACGCTGTACGCGCGCGGCAAGGCGAAGGTCGGCGACGTCTTCAAGTCGCGCTCGATCATCGGGTCGGAATTCGAAGTAGGCCTCTCCGCCGTCACGGAGGTAGCCGGCAAGCCCGCCATCATTCCGACAATCACCGGCCGAGGCTTCACCTTCGGCCTGTCGCAGGTGTCGCTGGACCCCTTCGATCCTCTCGCAGCCGGTTTCGCGCTGACGGACGTCTGGGGCCCCTCCGCCGGCGAGATCGGCGCAGGTAAATAA
- a CDS encoding SDR family oxidoreductase, whose translation MSDTQKPVALITGGGRGMGEAIARELVATGYRVALMSPSESCEKLAAELGGVASRGVAEKAEDIQAIFDLTMKTYGRIDAVVNHTGHPPKGDLLDISDENWTLGSDMMVLSVVRMARLVTPVMLRQGKGAFVNITTFAAYEPSLVFPVSCAYRAAAGAFTKLYADRYAADNIRMNCLLPGYIDSLAHKPETAEKIPMKRIGQMQEVAKTAAFLLSDGAGYITGQNIRVDGGVTRHV comes from the coding sequence ATGTCCGATACCCAAAAGCCAGTCGCTCTCATTACCGGCGGCGGCCGGGGCATGGGCGAGGCGATCGCCCGCGAACTGGTGGCCACCGGCTATCGTGTCGCGCTGATGTCGCCCTCCGAAAGCTGCGAGAAGCTGGCTGCCGAACTCGGCGGAGTCGCCTCGCGCGGCGTGGCGGAAAAGGCGGAAGACATCCAGGCAATCTTCGACCTGACCATGAAGACCTATGGTCGCATCGATGCGGTGGTCAACCATACCGGCCATCCGCCGAAGGGCGATCTGCTCGACATTTCCGACGAAAACTGGACGCTCGGCTCCGACATGATGGTGCTCAGCGTCGTGCGCATGGCGCGGTTGGTCACCCCGGTGATGCTGCGCCAGGGCAAGGGTGCCTTCGTCAACATCACCACCTTCGCCGCATACGAGCCCTCGCTGGTATTCCCGGTCTCCTGCGCGTACCGTGCAGCCGCCGGTGCCTTCACGAAGCTCTATGCCGATCGCTACGCCGCGGACAATATCCGCATGAATTGCCTGTTGCCGGGCTACATCGATAGCCTCGCCCACAAGCCTGAGACGGCCGAGAAGATCCCGATGAAGCGCATTGGCCAGATGCAGGAGGTTGCCAAGACCGCAGCCTTCCTGCTGTCCGACGGTGCCGGCTACATCACCGGCCAGAATATCCGCGTCGACGGCGGCGTCACCCGGCACGTCTGA